The DNA sequence AGGCCGAGATCCTCGAGATCGGCCATCACGTTTCTTATCGTGGCTGGACTCAGATCCATACCGGCGTCGCGCGCGAGCGTACGCGATCCGATCGGCTGACCGTCGCTGATATAGCGTTCCACCAGCAGCCTGAACAGGTGCTGAGCCCGCGCCGAGAGGATACCCTCTTTGACACTCGCCACCATCGCTCGCTACCGATTCAGATCTCGGGTAATACTCTCATCGATTTATTGTCCGTGGAATGCATTTCCTCACCGAGGCAAGGAACACTCCGGGAATTTAACACTCATCCTCAGACAGTGCAAAACGATGGCGTCAGGTCCTCGTCGGCTTTGAGGATTTCATCCACAGCGATCAGGATATGCCCTTGCATTTGAAAATGCGCCCCATTTTCGGACTGTTCCAGGGTCAGTTGGGCGCAAGGCGGTGGCGGCAGGCTCTCAGCGCCGGAAACTCCGGGTTTCCGGGACGGCTACTACCCCAAGCACCCCGCCTGAGCATAGAATCTTCGACCCGCGGTGCGGTCCAAGGTGTGGTGTTAGGGTCACACGGGGAGTATGGCGCAAGCCGGCGGCCGCCTGTTCAAGCCGTAGGTCATATCGCCGCTATCATTGCGTTCGGAGCGGCACCGCATACTCTATTATTTCTCTGAAAAGGAGGGTTAACATCCATGCACATGATCAAGCACTGCACTCTCATTGCGGCAATTGGACTGAGTGGCTGCGCAACACAAACCGGCTGGGCGCCAACTGTTGATCCCTACGGGGATCCCCATCCGGAACGGATCACGGCGGATACTGTTGAATGCAAGCAGATCGCACAGCAGGCCGCGGGCAGTACAGGTGGCGAGACCGTAAGAGGCACCTTGCTGGGAGGCGCGATCGGCGCGGCGGCGGGGGCCGCCATCGGCGCTGCCGTTGGCAGCCCGGGTACAGGGGCGGCGATTGGCGCGGCGACGGGCGGCATCGGCAGTGGCGCGCACAACGCTTATGACACCGAGGGAGACTACAAGCGCGCCTACTCGAATTGCATGCGCGGCCGGGGACATAACGTAATCAATTGACCCGCACCAAGGCGCTGCCGTCGCTGCCCTCTCAAGCTTCATGGCAGACGATGGCTGGGGCGGCAGCGCCTACAGGCGAGCCCCGCTAAAGTAAATCTCGATGGCTGCCCGGAGACGATCGAAGGGAAAGCGCCGCGGACCGGCGGCCGCTGGACCGCGGTGAACTAAGCCGAGGACACACTACCGCACGACGACAAACGCCGCATTGTCCCCACGCAGGACGTGCAGCAGGAGCGCGCCTCTATGCTTATTCGCAAGGTGGTAGAACTCGTTGACATTCGACACCGCAATGCGGTTAACGGATAAGATGATATCCCCTCCGCGAATACCGCTGAGGTACGCCCGGCTCCCCTGTTTTACCTCGTACACCATGACACCCTCCACCTCACCGTAGGCGGACGCTTCATTGGGGATCTCGCCGAACTTAGCGCCGTCTAAACGCGGGTTCTCAAGCGCGGCACCACTCGTGCCTGTCTTGCTCTGGCTTGCGACCGTCGTGGTAATTTCAACCCGCTCGTTGCGTCCAAACAGACCCTTGCGTAGCACATCGAGCTGCACCTTTTCACCCACGCGGAGCAACCCGACTATATTGCGCACGCTACTCGCATTAATGACATTCCTATCGTTCACGGCGGCCACGATATCCCCTGCTTTCAAACCGGCCTTCGCTGCGGGCGAATCTTCCAATACACTCACGATCACCGCGCCTTGCTGATCTTCCAGACCGAACGCCTCGGCCAGTGAAATATCCAGATCTTGGAGCTGGATACCCAATTGCCCGCGACGGACCTCTCCGTGATCCGCCAGTTGCTCCATCACTTGCCGCGCCATATTGATTGGGATCGCGAACCCGATGCCGATACTTCCGCCGCTACCGGAGAATATCGCCGTATTGATCCCGTTTAAACGGCCATCGAGGTCGACCAACGCGCCGCCGGAGTTACCCGGATTGATCGAGGCGTCCGTCTGGATAAAATCTTCGTATCCTTCGATACCGAGCCCGCTGCGCCCCAGGGCGCTTACGATCCCAGAGGTTACGGTCTGCCCGAGGCCAAAGGGGTTACCGATTGCGACCACGAAGTCACCGACTTTTAACTGATCCGAATCCGCCATGGGCAGCGCCGTCAACCGCTCGGACGGGATCTGGATCACGGCTACATCCGTCTCCGTATCGCTGCCGATCCGCTTGGCTTCGATCTTACGGCCATCGCGCAGCTTGACCGTAATTTGCTCGGCATTAGCGATAACGTGGGCATTGGTAATGACTAAACCGCGCCCCGCGTCGACGATGACTCCGGACCCGAGGCTTTGGGTTTTGCGTTCCCGAGGTTGATTCGGAACGCCGAAAAAGAAGCGAAAGAAAGGGTCTTCGAACAGCGGATTCTGCTGAATTTTAACGCGACCCTCGGTGGCGATATTCACGACCGCGGGCGTAACCCGCTCCAGCATCGGCGCCAGGGTTGGATGATCATTCCCGAACCAAGGCAGCGCCGCATGCGCAACCTGGGTTCCCAGCATTCCAGATAACAACGCGGCTACCAGTTTTCCGAACGCGATCGCGGCTATTGAGGGAGATCGATAACGCATGCCAAACATCCTTTTATTCAATGAGATTGATACTATTGTACGCAGGACGAACTTGCGATCCGCCGCTGCACTTCCGCCAGTTGCTGCTTTACCAATAAGCTTTGTAACAGTTCGTGACGCGGTGTCGCCTGGCGCGAGGTGAGCTCACTGACGAGATCTTTTTTATTAAGGAGGGCAACAACCTGATCTAGCGTCGCTTCGAGCTTCTCCCCGGTTTGGCCCCAGTCTCGATCGTCATAGAAAAATCCCTTTTCAGTGGTTAGTAAACTGCGTTGTTCAACGTTGCATATGATTTTGCACCGCAAATAATAACCGCTCGGCGACATTATTGAAGCCCGTCCGACACGATGTTAAAGGGCGCTGACGAATGGGTACGGGGGGAATAGGAATCTGAGAGTGACTACGGCAAGGTTTTTGTAGCCTTAGGCGATGCGCAGCGGAAATCACATGAGCAGACGATAGCGCCGACATATTGACATGATTCGCCGAGCTAAGAAACTGGGGCGACGGGCCGTGGGACCCACGGCCCGTTTGCATTCAAGCTTCGATTAACGACAACAACGCCGCTTCATACCCGACAAGACAAACGTAGATCGCGAACATGATCTGAAGGATGATTTGCCCATTTAGGCAGTAGAAAACAGTGAAATTTTTGTGCAGTACTAGAAGCGCTAGACCGATCGCTGTCAGCACGAATTTCACGACCAAAAACAGCCCGGTATCGGCGCGCAGTACGGCATCAAGCAGCGGATTAACCTCGGTCGCACCTGCCGCTAGAAGACGCAACGTTAGGCAGGCGTCCACGCACCCTAGGATAAAGACGCCGATCGAGACGGCGAACAGCGGCATCTCGTAGCGGTCGATGTAACCCGCCGCACCGTTGTACCGCCGCTCTCGCGCGCGGCACCCCCAACAAGACCCATATGTCAAGGTCCACCAGGATAGGCGCCGCCGATCGGAGCCGCGCCGTTGAGCGGCTGCATCGCCGCCGGCCATTTGCTTGCCGATAGACGTCCCTGCACCCTGACACGCTTGTTCCATTGCTCTGGTTCCTTACCGAGACACCGATAGGGCTAAATCCTACACCAATGAGTATGGAAAATCGACCCCGACGGTGCGTGACGCGGACAACTCGCCGTAATAAGATTTGCGGGTTTTTTAATTCACGGACCGACGCCTGTTGCCAAGAGACCGCGCCTGAGACAATGTAGGACAAAGAGATTACACCCTTGTACCGGCGGATATAGCCATTGCCGAGTTCCGCTAGTATTAAGGCTTTACAACCAGTTCTGGATGTGCCGGACATGTGATCGAGTATACTCGCCGGGCTCGCATTTTCGCCGCTTACAGTCCGTCGCCGCCAATGCCCTGAACGCTCCGTCACACCCTCATCGCAACGGCCCGCGCACGACGTGACCGAGCAATCTGAGAACGCGAAGATCGACCTCCGAGCCGGACAGTTGCGCCTCACTGGTGCTTGGACGATGCGCCATCTCGCGCTCTTGGACACAAGCTTCGCAGCGCCGGCGTCGCGGCCGGTGATCCTCGACGCAAGCGGGATCACCGCGCTCGACACCAACGGGGCCTGGCTGCTGCAACGGATGCTGCGTACCTATGCCGCGCAGGGCGTGCCTGCGCAGTTGACGGGTCTGCGCGAGGAGTTCCGCGCGCTTTTGGAGCTGATCGAGGCCCGCACCAAGACCGTCGACGATGAGCCTATCCCCAAAGCTTTGGGCATCCTCGGGCGGCTAGGACAAGAGACTATTGAGCGCCTCGATCATAGCCGGGGTTTGCTGACGTTCATCGGCGAGGTGAGCGCCGCGTTCCTACGCACCATCCGAAAACCTTCACGCATCCGTTGGCGGGCGTTCTTCAGCTCTATCGAACGTGCTGGCGTGCGCGCGATCCCGATCGTCGCCTTGCTCTCCTTTCTGCTTGGGATCGTCATCGCTTACCAGGGCGGACTTCAGCTGCAAAGCTATGGCGCTAACATCTTCATCGTCGAGCTCGTAACGCTCACGATGTTCCGCGAGTTCGGTCCCATGATGACGGCGATCATTATCGCCGGCCGCACGGGGTCGGCATACACGGCCGAGATTGGGACGATGAAGGTCACGGAAGAGATCGATGCCTTGAAAACCATCGGTATCTCGCCCTTCGAGCTGCTCGTCTTGCCGAAGATTCTCGGGCTGATGGTCGCCCTACCGCTTCTGACGCTGGTCGCCGATGCGGCCGGCGTGTTAGGCGGGATGGTCATGGCGGCTATGCTCTTGGACGTGGGCTACTTGGATTTTCTCGACCGCATCCCCGGGGAAGTCACGCTCAGATCATTTCTCCTCGGTATCGGCAAGGCCCCGGTATTCGCAATGATCGTCGCCGTCGTCGGGTGCTTCCAAGGGTTCCGCGTCATGGGCAGTGCCGACAGCGTCGGGCGCCAAACCACGGTCAGCGTAGTTCAGTCGATCTTCTTAGTCATCGTCGCTGACGCCGCGTTTTCAATCCTGTACAGTTGGCTTGGGATATAGTCTCCCTGAAACCCATGGCGATGTCTGGCAAGCACATTATTGAAGCACGGGATATACGCACCTATTTCGGAGAGGTCTGCATCCACGACGGGATTGACCTCGATGTCCAACGCGGCGAGACGTTTGCCCTGGTGGGAGGCAGCGGTTCCGGGAAAACCACCTTGCTCCGCGAGATCAATATGCTCACGCGCCCGGCCTCCGGGAGCTTACGGGTCCTTGGATTCGACGTATTGGCGCTGCCCGAAAATCGCTTAGACCAGCTGCGCCGGCGCATCGGCGTGATGTTTCAGCATGGTGCATTGTTCAGCGCCCTGACCGTGTTGGAGAATGTTGCCTTGGTCCTAAACGAACATACAGATCTCTCGCGTGATCTCGTGCAACAGCTGGCGCTGTTAAAGGTCGTCCTCGCCGGGCTCCCAGCGAGCGCGGCATTTAAGTATCCGCGCGAGCTGAGCGGGGGCATGCTAAAACGCGCGGCCGTTGCTCGAGCGTTAGCCCTCGACCCGGAGATCTTATTCCTCGATGAACCTACCGCCGGGTTGGATCCGCAGAGCGCCAGCACCTTCGATGATCTCGTCATGCAGCTCAAGGAATCCCTGGGGCTGACCGTGGTGCTGGTGACGCATGATCTCGATACCCTCTGGCGGGTGACCGATCGGGTGGCGTTCCTGGCGCAAAAAAAAGTCGTGGCTCTCGCGCCGATAGCTGAATTGAGCGCGCATCCGCACCCCGAGGTCCGCGCTTATTTTTCCGGTCCGCGCGGTCGGGCCGCCGCACAAGCTTCCACATGGACCCGCGCGTAAACTTTACGCTGGTCGGCCTGTTCGTCCTCGTCTTCGGCGCAGCATTGATCTGGACCGCGGTGTGGCTGAGCGCCCAAGGGGATCATAAGACCTATGAAAC is a window from the Pseudomonadota bacterium genome containing:
- a CDS encoding ATP-binding cassette domain-containing protein, whose translation is MAMSGKHIIEARDIRTYFGEVCIHDGIDLDVQRGETFALVGGSGSGKTTLLREINMLTRPASGSLRVLGFDVLALPENRLDQLRRRIGVMFQHGALFSALTVLENVALVLNEHTDLSRDLVQQLALLKVVLAGLPASAAFKYPRELSGGMLKRAAVARALALDPEILFLDEPTAGLDPQSASTFDDLVMQLKESLGLTVVLVTHDLDTLWRVTDRVAFLAQKKVVALAPIAELSAHPHPEVRAYFSGPRGRAAAQASTWTRA
- a CDS encoding DUF5658 family protein, translating into MEQACQGAGTSIGKQMAGGDAAAQRRGSDRRRLSWWTLTYGSCWGCRARERRYNGAAGYIDRYEMPLFAVSIGVFILGCVDACLTLRLLAAGATEVNPLLDAVLRADTGLFLVVKFVLTAIGLALLVLHKNFTVFYCLNGQIILQIMFAIYVCLVGYEAALLSLIEA
- a CDS encoding Do family serine endopeptidase; the protein is MRYRSPSIAAIAFGKLVAALLSGMLGTQVAHAALPWFGNDHPTLAPMLERVTPAVVNIATEGRVKIQQNPLFEDPFFRFFFGVPNQPRERKTQSLGSGVIVDAGRGLVITNAHVIANAEQITVKLRDGRKIEAKRIGSDTETDVAVIQIPSERLTALPMADSDQLKVGDFVVAIGNPFGLGQTVTSGIVSALGRSGLGIEGYEDFIQTDASINPGNSGGALVDLDGRLNGINTAIFSGSGGSIGIGFAIPINMARQVMEQLADHGEVRRGQLGIQLQDLDISLAEAFGLEDQQGAVIVSVLEDSPAAKAGLKAGDIVAAVNDRNVINASSVRNIVGLLRVGEKVQLDVLRKGLFGRNERVEITTTVASQSKTGTSGAALENPRLDGAKFGEIPNEASAYGEVEGVMVYEVKQGSRAYLSGIRGGDIILSVNRIAVSNVNEFYHLANKHRGALLLHVLRGDNAAFVVVR
- a CDS encoding glycine zipper family protein, whose translation is MHMIKHCTLIAAIGLSGCATQTGWAPTVDPYGDPHPERITADTVECKQIAQQAAGSTGGETVRGTLLGGAIGAAAGAAIGAAVGSPGTGAAIGAATGGIGSGAHNAYDTEGDYKRAYSNCMRGRGHNVIN
- a CDS encoding MlaE family lipid ABC transporter permease subunit; translation: MTEQSENAKIDLRAGQLRLTGAWTMRHLALLDTSFAAPASRPVILDASGITALDTNGAWLLQRMLRTYAAQGVPAQLTGLREEFRALLELIEARTKTVDDEPIPKALGILGRLGQETIERLDHSRGLLTFIGEVSAAFLRTIRKPSRIRWRAFFSSIERAGVRAIPIVALLSFLLGIVIAYQGGLQLQSYGANIFIVELVTLTMFREFGPMMTAIIIAGRTGSAYTAEIGTMKVTEEIDALKTIGISPFELLVLPKILGLMVALPLLTLVADAAGVLGGMVMAAMLLDVGYLDFLDRIPGEVTLRSFLLGIGKAPVFAMIVAVVGCFQGFRVMGSADSVGRQTTVSVVQSIFLVIVADAAFSILYSWLGI